From Thermoflavifilum aggregans, a single genomic window includes:
- a CDS encoding MBL fold metallo-hydrolase: MMAQIIPLAEGTFTVDRSKKFIPFDPQHDRLQDRPKGSLLIEIQPFLVIVGSHYILLDTGLNLSNNQELLLYHILKEKGIDPSQITHVLLSHLHKDHAGGICSRHPDGSYKLNFPQAIYYVHEDELKYALSHAQQNEGETGGDMASSYAAEEFELLFQSDQVVMLHDEGHIDTHIRYQLSGGHCPYHVVFWIQDQDEIIFYGGDVAPQYLQMKTRYMAKYDYDGRKSMELRQQYAEQGIREGWTFLFYHDVQRPVMKLI, from the coding sequence ATGATGGCACAAATTATTCCGCTTGCAGAAGGAACATTTACAGTGGATAGAAGTAAAAAATTTATCCCCTTTGATCCTCAGCATGATCGTTTGCAGGACAGGCCGAAAGGTTCATTGCTGATTGAGATTCAGCCTTTTCTTGTAATTGTAGGATCACATTATATTTTGCTGGATACCGGATTAAATCTGTCAAACAATCAGGAATTGCTTTTGTATCACATCCTGAAAGAAAAAGGAATTGATCCCTCACAAATTACGCATGTGTTGCTTAGTCATTTGCATAAAGATCATGCAGGTGGCATCTGCAGTCGCCATCCGGATGGAAGTTACAAGCTTAATTTTCCTCAGGCCATCTATTATGTACATGAAGATGAATTAAAATATGCTCTTTCACATGCTCAGCAAAATGAAGGTGAAACAGGAGGCGATATGGCTTCTTCGTATGCAGCAGAAGAGTTTGAATTATTATTTCAATCCGATCAGGTGGTGATGTTGCATGATGAAGGGCATATTGATACACATATCCGATATCAGCTCAGTGGCGGGCATTGCCCCTATCACGTAGTGTTCTGGATACAGGATCAGGATGAAATTATTTTTTATGGTGGCGATGTAGCACCTCAATATTTGCAGATGAAAACTCGCTATATGGCTAAATATGATTATGATGGCCGTAAAAGTATGGAACTGCGGCAGCAATATGCTGAGCAGGGCATACGTGAGGGGTGGACATTTTTATTTTATCACGATGTACAAAGACCGGTGATGAAACTGATTTGA
- a CDS encoding rod shape-determining protein, with amino-acid sequence MTQDLAIDLGTANTLIIHNDQVVVDEPSIVAVERSTGKIIAVGKKAMMMHEKTHEYIRTIRPLKDGVIADFNAAEGMLREMIKMVYPKKPFFTPSWRMVICIPSSITEVEKRAVRDSAEQAGAKEVYLIHEPMAAALGIGIDVEEPVGNMIIDIGGGTTGISVIALAGIVCDQSIRIAGDEFTADIMEALRRYHSLLIGERTAEQIKVQVGSALKELDNPPDDIPVNGRDLVTGIPKQIMVSYQEIAEALDKSIFKIEEAILKALETTPPELAADIYRRGLYLTGGGALLRGLDKRLAQKIKLPVHVADDPLRAVVRGTGIALKHIGKYPFLMQ; translated from the coding sequence ATGACGCAAGATCTGGCAATTGACTTAGGTACGGCCAATACCTTGATTATTCATAATGACCAAGTGGTTGTTGATGAGCCTTCCATTGTGGCCGTTGAACGGTCTACCGGTAAAATCATTGCAGTAGGAAAGAAGGCCATGATGATGCATGAAAAAACGCACGAATACATCCGCACCATCAGGCCTTTGAAAGATGGTGTCATCGCCGATTTCAATGCAGCGGAGGGAATGCTGCGGGAGATGATCAAAATGGTTTATCCCAAGAAACCATTTTTCACGCCCAGCTGGCGGATGGTGATTTGCATTCCTTCCAGCATCACGGAGGTGGAAAAACGTGCTGTGCGTGACTCTGCTGAGCAGGCAGGTGCCAAGGAGGTGTATTTGATTCACGAACCCATGGCGGCAGCACTGGGCATCGGCATTGACGTGGAAGAGCCAGTGGGCAACATGATAATTGATATTGGCGGTGGTACCACAGGTATTTCGGTGATTGCACTGGCCGGTATTGTCTGTGATCAATCCATCCGCATTGCAGGTGATGAATTTACGGCCGATATCATGGAGGCTTTGCGGCGCTATCATAGCCTGCTGATTGGTGAACGTACGGCCGAGCAGATCAAAGTGCAAGTAGGTTCGGCCCTCAAGGAACTTGACAATCCGCCGGATGATATCCCGGTGAATGGGCGCGACCTGGTGACGGGCATTCCGAAACAAATCATGGTCTCCTATCAGGAAATTGCCGAGGCGCTGGATAAGTCGATTTTCAAAATTGAAGAAGCCATATTGAAAGCGCTGGAAACCACGCCGCCCGAGCTGGCTGCAGATATTTACCGTAGAGGTTTGTATTTAACTGGCGGAGGAGCCTTGCTGCGTGGGCTTGACAAGAGGCTGGCGCAGAAAATCAAGCTCCCCGTGCATGTGGCCGATGATCCGCTGCGGGCCGTGGTGCGGGGCACCGGCATTGCATTGAAACACATTGGCAAATATCCGTTTTTGATGCAGTAA
- the mrdA gene encoding penicillin-binding protein 2, translating to MAEFHQSRKNIIRLIFIGVFAVIAMRLFYLQVIEKKYRQLANAQAIVRKLIYPTRGIIYDRHGRVVVNNTALYDLMVTPSEVKHLDTAFLCELLGIDTATFRERMEKIIIRNSRYRQSVFAELLPPDVYGRIEENLYQFPGFELVERPVRNYPFHAGAHIFGYVGEVDSATIRRSNGFYQAGDFIGKTGLERSYEDVLRGQRGVAYLVRDSRNRIQGSYAGGMYDTPAVAGKNLYLSLDIELQQLGEQLLQNKIGSIVAIDPNTGGILAMVSSPTYDPNELSGSERNKKFSRLFVNPELPLFNRPIQATYPPGSTFKPIDALIALHEGVITPQYGYDCRGVYLGCGRPIKCTESFPGHASNLYNAIAYSCNSYFSQVFRFIVDKERRPALGLVEWDRYVSDFGLGKKLGIDVPGEYSGYVPDTAHYNKIFGKGHWNSCTIVSLGIGQGEITETPLQLANVMCIIANHGYYYTPHVVDSVEGVPDFYRAHLVLHRITANVSDTDYDIVTRAMAAVVERGTATIAAIPGITICGKTGTAQNFTIINGKRVELKDHSLFAAFAPREHPKIAIAVVVENAGFGASWAAPIASLMIEKYLRDSIATDRLPLLKRISEANLIPEYILEKKRRIDSLNQVRDKLEARRTAMR from the coding sequence ATGGCTGAATTTCACCAATCCAGAAAAAATATTATCCGGCTGATATTCATCGGTGTATTTGCTGTCATAGCAATGCGGTTGTTTTATTTGCAGGTAATCGAAAAAAAATATCGTCAGCTGGCTAATGCACAGGCCATTGTACGCAAACTCATATATCCTACCCGGGGCATTATCTATGATCGTCATGGACGTGTGGTAGTGAATAACACAGCCCTTTACGATCTGATGGTAACACCTTCGGAAGTGAAGCACCTGGATACCGCTTTTTTATGTGAGCTGCTGGGTATTGATACAGCCACTTTTCGGGAGAGGATGGAAAAAATCATCATACGAAATTCCCGTTATCGCCAGTCAGTTTTTGCAGAATTGCTGCCTCCTGACGTGTATGGCCGCATTGAAGAAAACCTATATCAGTTTCCGGGTTTTGAACTAGTGGAAAGGCCTGTGCGTAATTATCCCTTTCATGCAGGGGCTCATATTTTCGGGTATGTAGGCGAAGTGGATTCAGCTACTATTCGGCGTTCCAATGGATTTTACCAGGCGGGGGATTTTATTGGTAAAACAGGTCTGGAGCGCAGTTATGAGGATGTGTTGCGCGGGCAGCGTGGGGTGGCTTATCTGGTGCGCGATTCCCGAAACAGGATTCAGGGCTCGTATGCCGGAGGCATGTATGATACGCCGGCTGTAGCCGGTAAAAATCTGTATCTCTCCCTGGATATAGAATTACAGCAATTGGGTGAACAGCTGCTTCAAAACAAAATCGGAAGCATAGTAGCCATAGATCCCAATACCGGTGGCATTCTGGCGATGGTTAGCAGTCCTACCTATGATCCGAATGAACTGAGTGGTTCAGAACGAAACAAAAAATTTTCTCGGTTATTTGTAAATCCCGAACTTCCATTGTTTAATCGCCCCATTCAGGCTACTTATCCGCCAGGCTCTACCTTCAAGCCTATAGATGCATTGATAGCCCTGCACGAAGGAGTCATTACACCCCAATACGGATATGATTGCCGGGGTGTGTATCTGGGATGTGGAAGGCCAATCAAATGCACAGAAAGCTTTCCCGGGCACGCTTCCAACCTGTACAATGCCATCGCCTATTCCTGCAACTCCTATTTTTCGCAGGTATTTCGCTTTATTGTGGACAAGGAGCGCAGACCTGCACTGGGGTTGGTGGAGTGGGACCGTTACGTAAGTGATTTTGGACTGGGTAAAAAATTAGGGATTGATGTACCGGGTGAATACAGCGGATATGTTCCGGATACAGCTCATTACAATAAAATATTTGGCAAAGGACATTGGAATTCCTGTACCATTGTATCATTGGGCATTGGCCAGGGAGAAATCACCGAAACTCCTCTGCAGCTGGCCAATGTGATGTGTATCATTGCCAATCACGGATATTATTACACACCCCATGTAGTGGATAGTGTGGAAGGCGTTCCGGATTTTTATCGCGCACATTTGGTTTTGCATCGGATTACGGCCAATGTATCGGACACGGATTACGATATTGTAACCCGTGCCATGGCAGCAGTGGTTGAACGGGGTACCGCTACCATTGCTGCTATCCCGGGCATCACGATTTGCGGGAAAACAGGTACAGCTCAAAATTTTACCATTATCAACGGGAAACGGGTGGAGTTGAAAGATCATTCATTATTTGCAGCTTTTGCACCGCGTGAACATCCCAAAATTGCCATTGCCGTAGTGGTGGAAAATGCCGGCTTTGGGGCCAGCTGGGCAGCGCCGATAGCCAGCCTGATGATTGAAAAATATTTGCGCGACAGCATTGCTACTGATCGTTTGCCGTTGTTAAAGCGAATTTCAGAAGCTAATTTGATACCGGAATATATTTTGGAAAAGAAGCGCAGAATTGATTCGCTGAATCAGGTTCGTGATAAATTGGAGGCCAGGCGCACAGCCATGCGCTAA
- the rodA gene encoding rod shape-determining protein RodA: MNTHIHSSADLIKPGIDRLLIALYFILVLIGLFSIFAVEHRPGEDVWYSVLHLSKNYSRQLIWVCISLVLALGILLVDSKLFPALANLMYVFGILLLLLVLVAGKDIKGSHSWLVIGGFQFQPAEFTKLTTNLALAKYLSRLDVDFSTLRARLIAIGLILFPAAIIVMQSETGLALVYLSFFLVLYREGLPGIILIIGFSAIVLVLSALLVEKHILLMIFSVAAAFVIYFMRRSFRRHPERLFLILLIWGFCSVFVMQVVPYIFTHVLKPYQVSRINVMLGKEVSPKSSYNVLQSKIAIGSGGLFGKGYLKGTQTRYEFVPEQSTDFIFCTIGEDFGFMGSIVLLGLYLILLFRIIQVAERQRSTFSRVYAYGLASVLFFHVAINIGMTTGLAPVIGIPLPWMSYGGSSMITFTMMLFILIRLDADRQKILR, translated from the coding sequence GTGAACACGCATATACATTCATCAGCAGATTTGATTAAGCCGGGCATAGACAGGCTGCTGATTGCATTATATTTTATCCTGGTGCTCATAGGTTTGTTTTCCATTTTTGCCGTGGAGCACAGGCCGGGGGAAGATGTATGGTACAGCGTCCTGCATCTCAGCAAAAACTACAGCAGGCAGTTGATATGGGTATGCATTTCGCTGGTACTGGCTCTCGGCATTCTGCTGGTTGACAGCAAACTATTTCCTGCATTAGCCAATCTCATGTATGTATTTGGCATTTTGTTATTGCTGCTGGTGCTGGTAGCCGGCAAAGACATCAAAGGTTCTCACTCCTGGCTTGTGATCGGTGGTTTTCAGTTTCAGCCGGCTGAGTTTACAAAGCTTACTACTAACCTGGCACTCGCCAAATATTTATCGCGCCTGGATGTAGATTTTTCCACACTGCGTGCGCGGCTGATTGCCATTGGATTGATTCTTTTTCCTGCAGCCATCATTGTGATGCAATCCGAAACAGGGCTGGCATTGGTTTACTTATCATTTTTTCTGGTATTGTATCGGGAAGGGTTGCCGGGCATTATTCTCATCATCGGATTTTCTGCGATTGTGCTGGTGCTTTCCGCTTTGCTGGTAGAAAAGCACATATTGCTGATGATATTCAGCGTGGCCGCTGCGTTCGTGATTTATTTCATGCGGCGCAGCTTCCGACGTCATCCCGAACGATTGTTTCTGATCCTGTTGATCTGGGGTTTCTGCAGTGTATTTGTGATGCAGGTTGTGCCTTATATATTCACACATGTGCTGAAACCTTATCAGGTAAGTCGTATCAATGTGATGCTGGGCAAGGAAGTAAGTCCGAAGTCAAGTTACAATGTCCTCCAATCCAAAATAGCCATTGGTTCAGGAGGGCTGTTTGGAAAAGGTTATCTAAAAGGAACCCAAACCCGCTATGAATTTGTACCGGAACAAAGTACAGATTTTATTTTCTGTACCATCGGAGAAGATTTTGGTTTTATGGGAAGCATTGTGTTATTGGGTTTGTATTTGATATTGCTGTTTCGCATCATTCAGGTTGCCGAACGCCAGCGATCTACGTTCAGCAGAGTATATGCTTATGGATTGGCAAGTGTATTGTTTTTCCATGTGGCGATCAATATCGGCATGACAACAGGCCTGGCTCCTGTAATTGGCATACCTTTGCCGTGGATGAGTTACGGTGGATCATCAATGATCACCTTCACGATGATGCTTTTCATATTGATTCGCCTGGATGCAGACAGGCAGAAGATTTTAAGATAA
- the purD gene encoding phosphoribosylamine--glycine ligase — translation MKPFSLQKKMRILILGSGGREHALAWKLSRSKYCDGLYVAPGNAGTAQIAENVSLSPLAFAEIENFCREHHIDVVVPGSEDALVAGIADVLPRAAGLQSVRVVGPSQAAARLEGSKAFAKAFMQRYGIPTASYRVFRQDELEAGKAYLRHHPMPVVLKADGLAAGKGVLICNDTDEAVTQLEEMLAHEKFGEASRQVVVEQYLSGVEVSVFLFTDGQHYVLLPEAKDYKRVGEGDTGLNTGGMGAVSPVPFADAAFLQKVETRIIRPTLAGMQQEGCPYQGFLFLGLMSVNGDPYVIEYNCRLGDPETEAILPRIRNDLMEVILQAQQGRLEQVQLVLTEEHALTVVLASGGYPGTYRKGLPVQLPGDIPEGSFLFHAGTSRQEGRMVTSGGRVLAITSLGKDLHTAREKSLKLAEAVNFEGKYFRRDIGWEFL, via the coding sequence ATGAAACCTTTTTCTTTGCAGAAAAAAATGCGTATCCTCATTCTGGGCAGTGGCGGGCGGGAGCATGCCCTGGCATGGAAGCTTAGCCGGAGTAAGTACTGCGATGGGCTGTATGTAGCCCCTGGCAATGCCGGCACAGCACAGATTGCAGAAAATGTATCTCTTTCACCTCTGGCGTTTGCAGAGATAGAGAATTTTTGCCGTGAGCACCATATTGACGTTGTAGTGCCCGGCTCAGAAGATGCGCTGGTGGCTGGTATTGCGGATGTGCTTCCACGCGCTGCAGGATTGCAGTCTGTACGCGTAGTGGGCCCATCACAAGCTGCGGCCCGGCTGGAAGGTAGCAAGGCTTTTGCCAAAGCATTTATGCAACGATATGGTATTCCTACTGCTTCATATCGGGTCTTTCGGCAGGATGAACTCGAAGCCGGCAAAGCTTACCTGCGGCACCATCCAATGCCTGTGGTGCTGAAAGCCGATGGTCTAGCAGCCGGCAAAGGCGTGCTTATCTGCAACGATACCGATGAGGCTGTTACGCAACTGGAAGAGATGCTAGCGCATGAAAAATTTGGAGAGGCCAGCCGGCAGGTAGTGGTGGAGCAGTATCTGTCAGGTGTGGAAGTCTCGGTATTTCTGTTTACCGACGGGCAACATTATGTGCTATTGCCTGAAGCAAAGGATTACAAGCGGGTTGGCGAGGGTGATACGGGTTTGAACACAGGCGGCATGGGTGCTGTTTCACCTGTGCCTTTTGCCGATGCAGCTTTTTTGCAAAAAGTAGAAACCCGCATCATTCGCCCCACGTTGGCAGGCATGCAACAGGAGGGGTGCCCGTATCAGGGCTTTCTGTTTCTGGGGTTAATGTCCGTCAACGGCGATCCATACGTCATCGAATACAACTGCAGGTTGGGCGATCCCGAAACGGAAGCCATTCTGCCCCGCATCCGGAATGATCTGATGGAGGTGATCCTGCAGGCACAGCAGGGCAGGTTGGAACAGGTGCAGCTTGTCCTTACGGAGGAGCATGCACTCACCGTAGTATTGGCTTCGGGCGGTTATCCGGGTACCTATCGCAAGGGCTTGCCTGTGCAATTGCCTGGCGATATACCCGAAGGGAGCTTTCTGTTTCATGCAGGCACGAGCCGCCAGGAAGGCCGGATGGTAACTTCCGGCGGGCGCGTATTGGCTATCACGTCACTGGGGAAGGATTTGCATACAGCCAGGGAAAAATCCCTGAAACTGGCTGAAGCAGTAAACTTTGAAGGAAAATATTTCAGACGCGATATTGGGTGGGAATTTTTATAG
- a CDS encoding fatty acid desaturase family protein, whose translation MEATKPVFLKSADEELFREIKRKAHEVVRQLEPSRSWQIRFKAILFPALFVAAYASALIWGENTRILYGCYFVMGLLLVIIFLNQIHDAVHGVLWKKKWLNELYIHFFDLMGANSFVWRVRHTRLHHNYPNIMGWDSDIEQSDLARVFPYGPYSKIHKYQHIYLPMIYPFYLLNWLLVRDFKDFFNKKKPVWKVTQIPRKEYYKLFFFKAFFLFYTIVIPKLVLDISWGQAITAFLIFIFTASIFSLIVLLSPHANTENEFPLPDEHNQIHHPWFMHQLKNTNDVTHDNWFTRFFMGCFNYHVAHHLFPNINHVYYPEVTALLREEAEKHGLPYRSYPLWYSLKKHYELLKQNRMPENIFEETM comes from the coding sequence ATGGAAGCCACGAAACCCGTGTTTCTAAAGTCGGCCGATGAAGAGCTGTTTCGTGAAATCAAACGAAAGGCTCACGAGGTGGTGCGGCAACTGGAACCCTCCCGCAGCTGGCAAATCCGCTTTAAAGCTATTTTGTTCCCGGCTCTATTTGTTGCAGCCTATGCTTCAGCGTTGATTTGGGGTGAAAATACACGCATATTGTATGGTTGCTATTTCGTGATGGGGCTTTTGCTGGTTATCATCTTCCTGAACCAGATTCACGATGCCGTGCATGGCGTGTTATGGAAAAAGAAATGGCTGAATGAACTGTACATTCATTTTTTTGATCTGATGGGTGCCAACAGCTTTGTATGGCGCGTACGTCATACCCGCCTGCATCACAACTATCCCAACATCATGGGATGGGATAGTGATATTGAACAAAGTGATCTGGCACGTGTATTCCCTTATGGCCCATACAGCAAAATCCACAAATACCAGCACATTTATCTGCCCATGATTTATCCTTTCTATCTGCTGAACTGGCTGCTGGTACGCGATTTCAAAGATTTCTTCAACAAAAAGAAACCCGTGTGGAAAGTCACCCAGATTCCGCGAAAAGAATATTATAAATTGTTTTTCTTTAAAGCCTTCTTTTTGTTTTACACCATTGTAATTCCCAAACTGGTATTGGATATCAGCTGGGGACAGGCTATTACTGCATTTTTGATTTTCATATTCACAGCCAGTATTTTTTCACTGATCGTGCTGTTGTCACCGCATGCCAATACGGAAAATGAATTCCCGCTACCTGACGAACACAATCAGATTCATCATCCTTGGTTCATGCATCAGCTGAAGAATACCAACGATGTTACACACGATAACTGGTTTACCCGTTTCTTCATGGGATGTTTCAACTATCATGTGGCTCATCATCTGTTTCCCAACATCAACCATGTATATTATCCGGAAGTAACAGCTCTTTTACGTGAGGAAGCTGAAAAGCATGGCCTGCCTTACAGAAGCTATCCGCTGTGGTATTCGCTGAAAAAACATTATGAGTTGCTGAAACAAAACCGTATGCCTGAAAATATTTTTGAGGAAACCATGTAA
- the mreC gene encoding rod shape-determining protein MreC: MRNLILFIRRYFNLLLFIAIEAICLNRVFSQNPFQQAWFLQFSEEWMGRLYQHYADVMQYFHLKQVNESLLAENARLRNQLLQDFSFPDTSRKLIRDTAQHRQYAYLPAEVVNNSIVHANNYITIHRGRLEGVHAHMGVVSSQGVAGVVVRASDHYALVMSLLHKDFRLSVRLKRTGDIGYVRWDGEDPATALFSDIPRSVTLYKNDTVVTSGFSVMFPPGIVVGYVEKVAQQPASNFQVARIRLATPFSRLRYVYVIENLQAPEQLQVESNVVSP; this comes from the coding sequence GTGCGAAATCTGATTCTGTTCATCCGGCGTTATTTTAATCTGCTCTTATTTATTGCCATTGAGGCAATATGTTTGAACAGGGTGTTCAGCCAGAATCCCTTTCAGCAAGCCTGGTTTCTGCAGTTTTCCGAAGAATGGATGGGCAGGCTATATCAGCATTATGCGGATGTGATGCAGTATTTCCATCTGAAGCAGGTCAACGAAAGCCTGCTGGCGGAAAATGCCCGCCTGCGGAATCAGCTGCTGCAGGACTTCAGCTTTCCCGATACTTCCCGCAAACTTATCCGCGATACCGCCCAACACCGACAATATGCTTATTTGCCTGCAGAAGTGGTAAACAACAGCATTGTCCATGCCAACAATTACATCACTATTCATCGGGGCAGGCTGGAAGGTGTGCATGCCCACATGGGTGTGGTAAGCAGCCAGGGCGTAGCCGGTGTGGTGGTTCGTGCCAGTGATCATTATGCCCTTGTGATGTCGTTATTGCATAAGGATTTCAGGCTCAGTGTACGGCTCAAACGCACGGGCGATATTGGTTACGTGCGGTGGGATGGTGAAGATCCCGCCACGGCTTTGTTCTCTGACATACCCCGGAGCGTGACTTTGTATAAAAATGATACTGTGGTGACCAGCGGCTTTTCTGTGATGTTTCCGCCTGGTATTGTCGTAGGCTATGTGGAAAAGGTGGCTCAGCAGCCTGCCAGTAATTTTCAGGTAGCCCGTATCCGTTTGGCTACGCCATTCAGCAGGCTTAGATATGTGTATGTGATTGAAAACTTGCAGGCACCCGAGCAGTTGCAAGTTGAATCCAATGTGGTTTCACCATGA
- a CDS encoding peptide MFS transporter, with product MEGNSSAKTTSTGRKNGHHPGLYVLFFTEMWERFGYYLMVGIFLLYLIDPVSHGGKGFDTRRAADLVGSYIALVYLTPFIGGLLADRYLGYRRAVILGGILLACGYYGLALPGNTAMYVSLLLIILGNGFFKPNISTILGNLYNREDLRSKKDVAYNIFYMGINLGAFVCNFVAAYMRNHFGWGYAFAAAGVGMTIGLIWFISGMRYIKEGDVKKPVQKEDMPLSKIFGYVFLPAIIAAAIGYFFSSFAGHTVFGTRSNDAFMFACVPIIIFYASLYFRANREDKRGLGALFAFFLVSTVFWVIYNQNSTGLTIWADQYTNRQMPPALEKIAKPFGMLQTVRTDSQMVVKIDRYFRAQTNAQGTTVMVKGIDPYFQNLPKSQWPASGQLHLLSTEIFQSVNPFFIIVFTPLLVGLFSWLRRKGKEPTTPIKVTLGIWVAGLSSLLMVIAISTRDIYVDKASMLWVIATYAVFTIGELLVSPIGLSMVSKLSPTRLTALMMGGWFLVNSIAGKLAGLMATFWDSFIDKKYYFLILVIAAGIAGFIMLLLSRWVARVVYEKTGAY from the coding sequence ATGGAAGGTAACTCGTCTGCAAAAACCACTTCAACAGGCCGTAAAAATGGCCACCATCCAGGATTGTATGTGTTGTTCTTTACGGAAATGTGGGAAAGATTCGGATATTATCTGATGGTGGGTATTTTTCTGTTGTATCTCATCGACCCTGTAAGTCATGGCGGAAAAGGATTTGACACCCGAAGAGCTGCCGATCTGGTAGGCTCTTATATTGCACTGGTATATCTTACTCCTTTTATCGGTGGATTGCTGGCCGACCGGTATCTGGGCTATCGGCGTGCGGTTATTCTGGGAGGCATTCTGCTGGCCTGTGGATATTACGGGCTTGCCCTTCCGGGAAATACAGCCATGTATGTTTCGCTGTTGCTCATCATTTTGGGAAATGGTTTTTTCAAACCCAATATCAGCACCATTCTCGGCAATCTCTACAACCGGGAAGACCTCCGATCCAAGAAAGATGTGGCTTATAACATTTTTTACATGGGTATTAACCTGGGAGCCTTTGTGTGCAACTTCGTAGCGGCCTACATGCGCAACCATTTTGGCTGGGGGTATGCTTTTGCAGCCGCGGGCGTGGGGATGACCATCGGGTTGATTTGGTTTATTTCCGGTATGCGCTACATTAAGGAAGGTGATGTGAAAAAGCCTGTACAAAAAGAGGATATGCCGCTAAGCAAAATTTTCGGTTATGTGTTTTTGCCGGCTATCATAGCCGCAGCCATCGGATATTTTTTCAGCAGCTTTGCCGGCCATACGGTGTTTGGTACGCGTTCGAATGATGCCTTTATGTTTGCCTGTGTGCCCATCATCATCTTTTACGCCAGCCTGTATTTCCGTGCCAACCGGGAAGATAAGCGAGGCCTGGGTGCCTTGTTTGCCTTCTTTCTGGTGTCTACAGTATTTTGGGTCATTTACAACCAAAACAGCACGGGTCTGACCATTTGGGCCGATCAGTACACCAACCGGCAGATGCCACCGGCTCTGGAAAAAATAGCCAAACCTTTCGGCATGTTGCAGACGGTGCGTACGGACTCGCAGATGGTGGTGAAAATAGATCGGTATTTCCGGGCACAAACCAATGCACAGGGTACAACGGTGATGGTAAAAGGCATTGATCCTTATTTCCAGAATCTGCCCAAGAGCCAATGGCCTGCCAGCGGGCAGCTGCATTTGCTTTCCACAGAAATCTTTCAATCTGTGAATCCATTTTTCATCATTGTATTCACACCTTTGCTGGTGGGGCTGTTCAGCTGGCTGCGCCGCAAAGGCAAGGAGCCTACCACGCCGATTAAGGTCACGCTGGGCATTTGGGTGGCAGGCCTTTCCTCCCTGCTGATGGTCATTGCCATCAGTACCCGCGATATTTATGTGGACAAAGCCAGTATGTTGTGGGTGATTGCAACCTATGCGGTATTTACCATCGGCGAGTTGCTGGTGAGCCCTATCGGCCTGTCGATGGTTTCAAAGCTTTCTCCCACACGGCTTACAGCGCTGATGATGGGTGGCTGGTTCCTCGTGAATTCCATCGCAGGCAAGCTGGCCGGACTTATGGCTACTTTCTGGGATAGTTTCATCGACAAAAAATATTATTTCCTGATTCTGGTGATTGCGGCTGGTATAGCAGGTTTCATTATGCTGCTGCTGAGCAGATGGGTTGCCAGGGTGGTATATGAAAAAACGGGTGCCTATTGA
- the mreD gene encoding rod shape-determining protein MreD — protein sequence MSELLKNIIRFVLLIFVQVFMLNNIMLNGWVQPYLYLLFILLLPFQTPRWLLLIIGTATGWIIDNFMHTPGLHAAACAAIAYLRPFLIGMLAPQGGFEDTTRAPSPATMGTGKFVFYAGMLVLIHHVIYFTLEVFNFQAAPYLAMKIIFSTLVTLLLIFVYGLLFFEKRLRRR from the coding sequence ATGAGTGAGTTGTTAAAAAATATCATTCGTTTTGTGTTGTTGATCTTTGTTCAGGTGTTTATGCTGAACAATATCATGCTGAATGGATGGGTGCAGCCTTATCTGTATCTGCTTTTTATTTTGCTTTTGCCTTTTCAGACGCCCCGTTGGTTGCTGCTGATTATCGGCACAGCCACCGGCTGGATCATAGACAATTTCATGCATACGCCCGGATTACATGCTGCAGCCTGTGCAGCTATTGCCTATCTCCGTCCATTCCTCATCGGGATGCTTGCTCCTCAGGGTGGTTTTGAAGATACCACCCGTGCTCCCTCGCCCGCTACCATGGGTACAGGTAAATTCGTTTTTTATGCAGGCATGCTGGTATTGATTCATCACGTGATTTATTTTACCCTGGAGGTATTCAACTTTCAGGCAGCCCCGTATCTGGCCATGAAGATTATATTTTCCACACTTGTTACCCTGCTGCTGATTTTTGTGTATGGATTATTGTTTTTTGAAAAACGCCTGAGGAGAAGATAA